A single region of the Cucumis melo cultivar AY chromosome 3, USDA_Cmelo_AY_1.0, whole genome shotgun sequence genome encodes:
- the LOC103488064 gene encoding 14-3-3 protein 7-like, producing MEKEREHLVYLARLAEQAERYDEMVEMMKNVAKLDVELTVEERNLVSVGYKNVIGARRASWRILSSIEQKEEGKKNEVNVKRVKEYRQRVEDELARICQDILTVVDKHLIPSSSSGESNVFYYKMKGDYNRYLAEFKSGPEREEAADQSMKAYESASSIASSDLPPTHPIRLGLALNFSVFYYEILNSPERACHLAKQAFDEAIAELDGLNEDSYKDSTLIMQLLRDNLTLWTSDLPDEGGEQSKAADEP from the exons ATGGAGAAGGAGAGGGAGCACCTTGTTTACTTAGCCAGACTTGCAGAACAGGCTGAGAGATATGATG AAATGGTGGAAATGATGAAGAACGTCGCAAAGTTGGACGTGGAACTTACTGTGGAGGAGAGGAACCTGGTGTCTGTGGGGTATAAGAACGTTATTGGGGCAAGAAGAGCCTCATGGCGTATTTTATCTTCTATTGAACAAAAGGAGGAAGGAAAGAAGAACGAGGTTAATGTGAAGAGAGTAAAAGAGTACAGGCAAAGGGTTGAAGATGAACTGGCGAGAATTTGCCAAGATATCTTAACTGTTGTCGACAAGCATCTTATTCCATCTTCATCGTCTGGAGAATCCAATGTTTTTTACTATAAGAT GAAGGGGGATTATAACCGATACTTAGCGGAGTTTAAATCTGGCCCTGAACGTGAAGAAGCTGCAGACCAGTCGATGAAAGCCTATGAg TCTGCTTCAAGCATTGCAAGTTCTGATCTGCCTCCAACACATCCCATCAGACTTGGCTTGGCGCTTAACTTTTCTGTTTTTTACTATGAGATATTGAATTCCCCAGAGAG GGCATGCCACCTTGCTAAACAAGCTTTTGATGAAGCCATAGCTGAACTTGATGGCCTCAATGAAGATTCCTACAAGGACAGTACCCTCATTATGCAGCTGCTGAGGGATAATCTCACATTATGGACCTCAGATCTCCCAGATGAGGGAG GTGAGCAATCTAAAGCTGCTGATGAACCTTGA
- the LOC103488065 gene encoding uncharacterized protein LOC103488065 — MASAGEHLSQLDISEEEKDKLVAEAIRYIIFKTHQNSGCPIKREELTQLVTKNYRNRGLPAIVIDEAKRKLSSIFGYELRELQRTRPSSTGQPHSSQQNVADAKSYVLISKLPADIYRKYVEDVDTAHVTGFTFVVVSIVHLAGGKIPEESLRHHLRRMGLSESDENHPVLGNIKHAIELVVQQRYLQKVKVNAPEGNITFYELAERATDGPVSEKIKEYVAQIVNTNVTATDT, encoded by the exons ATGGCAAGTGCAGGAGAACATCTTTCTCAACTCGATATTTCAGAGGAG GAAAAGGACAAGCTCGTAGCGGAAGCTATTCGATATATCATATTCAAAACTCATCAAAATTCTGGATGTCCAATCAAAAGGGAAGAACTTACTCAGCTCGTAACGAAAAATTATCGGAATCGTGGATTGCCAGCTATTGTGATTGACGAGGCTAAAAGGAAACTGTCAAGCATTTTTGGTTACGAGTTGAGGGAACTTCAAAGAACACGGCCTTCATCCACTGGCCAACCGCATTCTTCCCAACAAA ACGTTGCAGATGCAAAATCCTATGTTCTCATAAGCAAGCTTCCTGCTGATATTTACAGAAAGTATGTTGAGGATGTAGATACTGCACACGTGACTGGTTTTACTTTTGTTGTTGTTAGTATCGTACATCTTGCTGGCGGCAAAATTCCTGAAG AAAGCCTTCGGCATCACTTGAGACGAATGGGGTTGTCTGAAAGTGATGAAAACCATCCAGTCCTTGGAAACATCAAGCATGCAATAGAGTTGGTTGTCCAGCAAAG ATATCTGCAGAAGGTCAAAGTGAACGCTCCTGAAGGCAATATTACCTTCTACGAGCTTGCTGAGAGAGCTACAGATGGACCAGTTAGTGAAAAGATTAAAGAATATGTAGCCCAG ATTGTCAACACAAATGTTACTGCCACAGACACCTAA
- the LOC103488066 gene encoding 5'-adenylylsulfate reductase-like 4, whose translation MIMRNPGFWVIGILLFSLLLGLAHSVRAPDSPPFCPAESFLDTIFRFRDSYSNCPFHGDVRHYEFIGVSEGDEASLQMALNMVHSNRYEYVSVLFYASWCPFSKSFRPSFSILSSLYASIPHFAIQESAVRPSILSKYGVHGFPTLFLLNSTMRARYYGSRTLSSLVAFYNDVTGIQTASLDQISPDRIGQVWNREKHDDNSEQENCPFSWARSPENLLREETYLALATAFVLMRLVYIFFPTLLVYARYVWRRHLRNMRLGTLWERPLTCMKGAIQLFSHFKDPCKRSNLQGGAMNAKAWAKSFATVSIGDASSSSRVCQ comes from the exons ATGATTATGAGGAACCCCGGCTTCTGGGTCATTGGAATTCTTCTCTTTTCCCTCCTCTTGGGTCTCGCTCACTCGGTTAGGGCTCCCGATTCACCTCCTTTTTGTCCTGCTGAATCTTTTCTCGACACGATCTTTCGTTTTAGGGATTCCTACTCCAACTGCCCTTTTCACGGCGATGTTCGCCACTATGAATTTATTGGTGTTTCTGAG GGAGATGAGGCTTCATTACAAATGGCACTGAATATGGTACATAGTAACCGTTACGAATACGTTTCAGTGCTCTTCTATGCATCTTGGTGCCCGTTCTCCAAGTCTTTCAGGCCGAGTTTTTCTATACTGTCTTCATTGTATGCTTCTATCCCTCATTTTGCAATCCAGGAATCAGCTGTCCGGCCAAG CATACTCTCAAAGTATGGGGTTCATGGTTTTCCTAcacttttccttttaaattctACAATGCGTGCTCGCTACTATGGTTCTCGAACTCTCTCTTCACTTGTTGCATTCTATAACGATGTTACTG GCATTCAGACTGCATCACTGGATCAAATATCACCCGATAGAATCGGACAAGTATGGAATCGGGAGAAGCATGATGATAACAGCGAGCAAGAAAATTGTCCATTTTCATGGGCCAGGTCTCCAGAAAATTTACTTCGGGAAGAGACGTATTTGGCTCTGGCTACTGCCTTTGTGCTAATGAGattggtatatattttcttccCAACTCTTTTAGTATATGCTCGATATGTTTGGCGAAGGCACCTTAGGAACATGAGATTGGGAACCTTGTGGGAACGACCTTTGACGTGCATGAAAGGAGCAATTCAGCTATTCAGCCATTTCAAGGATCCTTGTAAGAGAAGCAATTTACAAGGAGGGGCGATGAATGCGAAGGCATGGGCCAAGTCTTTTGCCACAGTTTCGATCGGTGATGCAAGCTCTAGTAGTCGGGTGTGCCAGTGA
- the LOC103488061 gene encoding multifunctional methyltransferase subunit TRM112 homolog A — protein MRLLTHNMLSSNIKGVINGFPLRIEVEKVVEKPVDFNPDFLKNMFSKIEWKPLVDASRTMGYAELPEEADASMLDSHDFLQRFHHALLELHLEEGALICPETNRRFPVNKGIPNMLLHEDEV, from the coding sequence ATGAGGCTACTGACTCATAACATGCTTTCATCTAACATCAAGGGTGTCATCAATGGCTTCCCTCTCCGAATTGAGGTCGAGAAAGTCGTCGAGAAGCCAGTCGACTTCAATCCAGACTTCCTCAAGAACATGTTCTCCAAGATTGAATGGAAACCCCTCGTCGATGCCTCTCGGACTATGGGCTATGCCGAGCTTCCCGAGGAGGCCGATGCATCGATGCTAGACTCCCATGACTTTCTCCAACGATTTCACCATGCACTTCTAGAGTTGCATCTTGAGGAAGGCGCTCTTATTTGCCCAGAGACCAACAGAAGATTCCCCGTCAATAAAGGCATTCCCAATATGCTTCTTCACGAAGACGAGGTCTGA
- the LOC103488063 gene encoding uncharacterized protein LOC103488063 produces MTKCLFFSITETKNWFHRYSFTKSGLRSTITDLKDGTTVHCWVPKNPIRTKPNLLLIHGIGANALWQWGDFIPALIPYFNLYIPDLIFFGDSFTTQPDRTEWFQAQCLIRVMEAHTVGKFSLVGLSYGGFVGYSIAALRPEMVERVVICCSGVCVEEKDFKDGLLKVSDLEEATAILVPQKPEKLKQLVGYSFFRPPPLRLLPSCLLNDFIESMCLDHIEEKRELIRTIPRGRKLSDLPKIQQRTLIMWGEHDQVFPVELGHRLKRHLGDNATLVVIKNTGHAFNSEEPKEFLNHLISFLVDP; encoded by the exons ATGACAAAGTGTTTATTCTTCAGTATCACAGAGACCAAAAATTGGTTCCATCGTTATAGCTTCACCAAATCCGGCCTCCGATCCACCATTACAGATCTCAAAGACGGCACCACAGTTCATTGTTGGGTTCCAAAAAACCCAATTCGCACCAAACCCAATCTCCTTTTAATCCATGGCATTGGAGCCAATGCACTTTGGCAATGGGGTGATTTCATTCCAGCCCTCATACCTTATTTCAATCTCTACATCCCTGATTTGATCTTCTTCGGCGACTCGTTTACCACTCAGCCAGACCGGACCGAGTGGTTTCAAGCTCAGTGTCTAATACGAGTCATGGAGGCTCACACGGTGGGTAAATTCAGTTTGGTGGGGCTTAGTTATGGAGGATTTGTTGGGTACAGCATCGCGGCGCTGCGGCCTGAAATGGTGGAGAGAGTAGTGATTTGTTGTTCTGGGGTTTGTGTGGAAGAGAAAGATTTTAAAGATGGGTTGTTGAAAGTTTCTGATTTGGAGGAGGCTACAGCCATTTTGGTTCCCCAAAAGCCAGAGAAGCTTAAACAGCTAGTGGGTTATTCGTTTTTCCGGCCGCCGCCGTTGCGTCTGCTGCCGTCTTGTTTGCTCAATGATTTCATTGAA TCAATGTGTTTAGATCATATCGAGGAAAAGAGAGAGTTGATTCGAACTATTCCCAGAGGAAGAAAGCTTTCAGACCTTCCAAAGATTCAACAG CGGACGTTGATAATGTGGGGAGAACATGATCAAGTATTTCCAGTAGAATTGGGTCACAGATTGAAAAG GCATTTGGGGGACAATGCTACGCTTGTTGTTATCAAGAATACAGGCCATGCCTTCAACTCAGAGGAGCCAAAGGAGTTTCTCAACCATTTGATTTCTTTCCTAGTTGATCCATAG